The following coding sequences are from one Candidatus Dependentiae bacterium window:
- the dnaX gene encoding DNA polymerase III subunit gamma/tau, which translates to MSSTKAHLNLARKWRSQKFDQIIGQDLSVRMLKNSLYLHHFFPVYLFSGQRGCGKTTTARVFASAINCAEFEAFQKEPKKHMIPCLQCVSCTSMIAGKHPDFIEMDAASHTGVDNVRQIIDASSLMPLMGRKKIYLIDEAHMLSKAAFNAFLKILEEPPASVLFILATTDPEKIIETVRSRCFQLFFKPIDAPVLLTHLMHVCDKENIGYEVAGLDLIIKETEGSARDALNMLESVRFSAGNITKKAVLRVLGHVEDERIIALLQAVVHGDSILLLHTLQKIDSSGNTALYLWRSFLQLLRASIWIKHGVEPNLFVQHVDTIKKIIHTIGWKKLHAYLDFCYKNEQLFLKTTNQYAFFEMILLQLCSLRRSNDNDPGSGCSSTPSPLSVPMQECSEDDQEDDQEEEDIIDEETANFSQKWQLSLREIESLDDPLVISIFKQSVFKQFDEKLNLLEVEFCKKFVFFQDWLDNTKNKWMRVLQKRFGTQVIFKPHFTGKDVEPIKTAPIVLEQAPQRTASQSVQASYGNKGSYTKKRSYGQKSNRISHGPLLDISQKDQWPRTHMLLQHFPGTVHAYSEGIN; encoded by the coding sequence ATGAGTTCAACAAAGGCTCACCTTAATTTAGCGCGCAAATGGCGGTCTCAAAAATTTGATCAAATTATTGGTCAGGACTTGTCTGTGCGCATGCTAAAAAATAGTTTGTATTTGCATCATTTTTTCCCTGTATATCTTTTTTCCGGTCAGCGTGGATGTGGAAAAACAACTACCGCACGTGTTTTTGCAAGTGCAATAAATTGTGCTGAATTTGAAGCGTTTCAAAAAGAACCAAAAAAACATATGATTCCTTGCTTGCAATGTGTTTCATGTACATCGATGATTGCGGGTAAACATCCGGATTTTATTGAAATGGATGCGGCTTCTCATACCGGTGTTGATAACGTGCGTCAAATAATTGATGCATCATCTTTGATGCCATTAATGGGTCGCAAGAAAATTTATCTTATCGATGAAGCACATATGCTTAGTAAAGCTGCATTTAATGCATTTTTAAAAATTTTAGAAGAGCCGCCGGCTTCAGTATTGTTTATTTTAGCAACAACTGATCCGGAAAAAATCATAGAAACCGTCCGTTCCCGTTGCTTTCAACTTTTTTTCAAGCCTATTGATGCACCTGTTTTGCTTACTCATTTGATGCATGTGTGTGATAAAGAGAATATTGGTTATGAAGTTGCCGGACTGGATTTGATCATTAAAGAGACTGAAGGTTCTGCGCGTGATGCTCTTAATATGTTGGAATCGGTACGTTTTTCTGCTGGTAATATTACAAAAAAAGCGGTATTGCGTGTGCTCGGTCATGTTGAAGATGAACGTATTATTGCATTGCTTCAGGCGGTTGTTCATGGCGATAGCATTTTGCTCTTACATACTTTGCAAAAGATTGATTCATCCGGAAATACAGCTCTTTATCTGTGGCGCAGTTTTTTACAACTTTTGCGAGCATCTATTTGGATTAAACATGGCGTAGAGCCAAATTTGTTTGTGCAACATGTTGATACAATTAAAAAAATAATACATACAATCGGTTGGAAAAAATTACATGCATATCTTGATTTTTGCTATAAAAATGAACAACTGTTTTTAAAAACTACTAATCAATATGCATTTTTTGAAATGATTTTATTGCAGTTATGCAGTTTGCGTCGTTCAAATGATAATGATCCAGGTTCCGGTTGTTCATCTACTCCTTCACCTTTATCCGTACCTATGCAAGAGTGTAGCGAAGATGATCAAGAAGATGACCAAGAGGAAGAAGATATTATTGATGAAGAAACCGCAAATTTTTCTCAAAAATGGCAATTAAGTTTGCGTGAAATTGAATCATTGGATGATCCATTGGTTATTTCAATTTTTAAGCAAAGTGTGTTTAAACAATTTGATGAAAAGCTTAATTTGTTGGAAGTTGAGTTTTGTAAAAAGTTTGTTTTTTTTCAAGATTGGCTAGATAATACCAAAAACAAATGGATGCGTGTGCTTCAAAAACGTTTTGGTACTCAGGTTATATTTAAGCCACATTTTACCGGTAAAGATGTTGAACCAATAAAAACAGCTCCAATTGTACTGGAACAAGCTCCACAGCGTACTGCTTCTCAGTCTGTTCAGGCCTCATACGGTAATAAGGGTAGTTATACAAAAAAACGTTCATATGGACAGAAGAGTAATCGCATATCCCATGGTCCGTTATTAGATATATCACAAAAAGATCAATGGCCAAGAACACATATGTTATTACAACATTTTCCTGGTACCGTACATGCATATTCAGAAGGTATAAATTAA
- the der gene encoding ribosome biogenesis GTPase Der, with the protein MSKLPRIILIGRTNVGKSTLFNRISDNVKSIALDQTGVTRDFLQDTVCWNSACFEFIDTGGVQIKKTRDEIHKRVSAGVFSLLETAEIILFMVDGSVGVTPEELEIAKLLHKLDKKVVLVINKGDKPQVRDNMYVFDRLGFKTNIVISAAHGHDVAELLDLVVEMLPYKIPMVETNEALKVVIIGKPNAGKSSLLNALIDEERAIVSDIPGTTREPITEKVTFYKEDMAITDTPGVRRKRGVTEQLEKMMVKRAFAELKDADIVLLVIDSSQGKLSDQELKLAFYAFEHHKALIILFNKYDLVDEHTQRELDFNLAPYEYFLKKIKNIRISCKSGKNIGKVLSIIKGVADRYKQQFSNDELSILFKDALHRRQLFHQGNKLVVYKAKQIKTGPITIVLFVNDPTWFGPSQLGYFDNVMRKEYDLEGVPIKFIPRANSKNFQKNQSKKKK; encoded by the coding sequence ATGAGTAAATTACCACGTATTATATTAATTGGGCGTACCAATGTTGGAAAATCAACCTTATTTAATCGTATATCAGATAATGTAAAAAGTATTGCACTAGATCAAACAGGTGTGACACGAGATTTTTTGCAAGATACTGTGTGTTGGAACAGTGCCTGTTTTGAATTTATTGACACAGGTGGTGTACAGATTAAAAAGACACGTGACGAGATTCATAAACGTGTTTCTGCCGGTGTTTTTTCATTATTAGAAACAGCAGAAATTATTCTCTTTATGGTTGATGGTTCTGTTGGAGTTACTCCGGAAGAACTGGAAATAGCAAAATTATTACATAAATTAGATAAAAAGGTAGTTCTTGTAATAAATAAGGGCGACAAGCCGCAAGTCCGTGATAATATGTATGTATTTGATCGACTTGGTTTTAAAACTAACATTGTTATTTCAGCTGCTCATGGTCATGACGTTGCAGAGCTTTTGGATCTTGTAGTTGAGATGTTGCCTTATAAAATTCCTATGGTCGAAACTAATGAAGCTTTAAAAGTGGTTATTATCGGCAAACCAAATGCAGGCAAATCTTCATTACTTAATGCATTAATTGATGAAGAGCGTGCAATTGTTTCGGACATTCCTGGGACGACACGAGAGCCGATTACTGAAAAAGTCACTTTTTATAAAGAAGATATGGCTATTACTGATACGCCGGGGGTGCGTCGTAAACGTGGCGTAACTGAACAACTTGAAAAGATGATGGTTAAACGTGCATTTGCTGAGCTTAAAGATGCTGATATTGTACTGCTTGTAATTGATTCATCACAAGGGAAACTATCAGATCAAGAATTGAAATTAGCATTTTATGCGTTTGAACATCATAAAGCATTGATCATATTATTTAACAAATATGATTTAGTCGATGAGCATACACAGCGTGAATTAGATTTTAATTTGGCTCCGTATGAGTATTTCTTGAAAAAAATTAAAAATATTCGCATTTCATGTAAATCAGGCAAAAATATTGGTAAAGTTCTTTCTATTATCAAGGGAGTTGCTGATCGCTATAAACAGCAATTTTCAAATGATGAACTTTCTATTCTGTTCAAAGATGCCTTACATCGGCGTCAGTTATTTCATCAAGGTAATAAGTTAGTTGTTTATAAAGCAAAACAGATAAAAACAGGACCTATTACTATTGTATTGTTTGTGAATGATCCGACCTGGTTTGGACCAAGTCAGTTGGGTTATTTTGATAATGTTATGCGTAAAGAGTATGATCTTGAAGGTGTACCTATCAAATTTATTCCACGTGCGAACAGTAAGAACTTTCAAAAGAACCAGAGTAAAAAGAAAAAATAA